The Paeniglutamicibacter sulfureus genome includes a region encoding these proteins:
- a CDS encoding DUF4229 domain-containing protein: protein MQFFKYTVIRLALFFAVFLPLAYLLMWPIFTAGLVALVIAFALSYLFLNNLRVAANADVQKMFNSKGPKKSRQDLDDEAAEDRFLDGEQ, encoded by the coding sequence GTGCAGTTCTTCAAGTACACCGTGATTCGGTTGGCCCTCTTTTTCGCAGTATTCCTACCACTGGCTTATCTCCTGATGTGGCCCATATTCACCGCGGGCCTAGTCGCGCTGGTGATCGCGTTTGCCCTGAGCTACCTGTTCCTGAACAACTTGCGCGTGGCGGCCAACGCCGACGTGCAAAAAATGTTCAACTCCAAGGGGCCCAAGAAGTCCCGGCAAGACCTTGACGACGAGGCAGCCGAAGACCGGTTCCTGGACGGCGAGCAGTAA
- a CDS encoding DUF6431 domain-containing protein — MLTVSHDPAAVEFQLFSRTLSCPRCSGSLKPWGFGRERIIRYQVPVVNRRVLPRRARCHQCQSTHILLPVALTARRADAAAVIAHAVESSIVSGAGHRKIAAQLGRPQTTVRGWIRDFRANAPAILTEFTARVHRATAESLGFWPTPAPTAAANALGMLMAHARVLAHHHGAIPGQAPVANVTWPVAALAGHGPWFFSGRQRLEAVQHQPALPQEA; from the coding sequence GTGCTCACCGTAAGCCACGATCCCGCCGCTGTCGAATTCCAGCTCTTCTCCCGCACGCTGAGCTGCCCCCGGTGCAGTGGATCCTTGAAGCCGTGGGGGTTTGGGCGGGAGCGGATCATCAGATACCAGGTGCCGGTCGTGAACCGCCGGGTTCTGCCACGCAGGGCCCGCTGCCATCAGTGCCAGAGCACCCATATCCTGCTGCCGGTGGCGTTGACCGCCCGTCGAGCCGATGCGGCTGCGGTGATCGCGCACGCCGTGGAATCGAGCATTGTCTCCGGAGCGGGGCACCGGAAAATCGCCGCGCAGCTGGGCCGCCCGCAGACCACCGTCCGCGGATGGATCCGGGATTTCAGGGCCAACGCCCCGGCGATCCTGACGGAATTCACCGCACGGGTGCACCGCGCCACCGCCGAGTCCCTGGGATTCTGGCCGACTCCGGCGCCCACGGCCGCGGCCAACGCGCTGGGCATGCTCATGGCCCATGCCCGGGTGCTGGCCCACCACCACGGGGCAATCCCCGGCCAAGCCCCGGTCGCCAACGTGACGTGGCCTGTTGCCGCCCTGGCCGGGCATGGCCCATGGTTCTTCAGCGGTCGCCAGCGTCTCGAGGCGGTGCAACACCAGCCCGCCCTGCCGCAGGAAGCCTAA
- a CDS encoding PLD nuclease N-terminal domain-containing protein: MALVALAITIYALIECVRTPSSEVRSLPKSGWFAAIILLPLIGAGLWFWLGRPKSVSDERPSQTRRGATGAPDDDPEFLRNLEIQRRNKAREEEMRRKEAELKALESKLREDGKPGDENGKPRDEGGNPTEDTPRHTP; encoded by the coding sequence ATGGCATTGGTTGCACTCGCGATAACCATCTATGCCTTGATCGAATGCGTGCGCACTCCCTCGAGCGAGGTCCGTTCACTGCCCAAGAGTGGCTGGTTCGCTGCCATCATTTTGCTGCCGCTGATCGGGGCGGGGCTGTGGTTCTGGCTGGGACGACCCAAGTCGGTTTCCGACGAACGGCCGTCACAGACACGCAGGGGCGCAACCGGAGCGCCCGACGATGATCCCGAGTTCCTTCGCAACCTGGAAATCCAGCGGCGCAACAAGGCCCGCGAGGAGGAAATGCGCCGCAAGGAAGCCGAATTGAAAGCGCTCGAAAGCAAATTGCGCGAAGACGGCAAGCCCGGCGACGAAAACGGCAAGCCGCGCGATGAAGGCGGCAATCCCACGGAAGACACCCCGCGACACACGCCGTAG
- a CDS encoding short-chain fatty acid transporter: MSKTAAPQGGTAISRAMRPVNNLVERFIPSALVFAIALTFIVALLAVVVTRSSPLLIVQSWGDGLAGLLAFITQMALVLMLGFILANTRPVRRLLRFLGRVPQTALAGYVFVFLVAAVASLITWGLGLVVGGLLAREVAAQGRERGIAFHFPMLVASGFAGFVVWHMGYSGSGPLTAATPDSFIAKQLGGPLSISETTFSSWNMIAAVAAIVMVALSLYLVAPRGNDKIVELVQDAREELVAVDDEVTTPADRLDASRLPTLLLGAMLLAYLVIHFSTGGTLTLDIVNWSFLALILLLVRSPFELMALTKHAASNVGEILLQFPLYAGILGIMTGTGLIQVLSDVFVSISTPQTFGVLAFLSAGLVNFFVPSGGGQFAVQAPIMLTAAAELGVDPSIPIMAVAYGDQWTNMIQPFWALPLLAIAGLKMRDILGYTTIVLVASGIVFAATLLIVSF; this comes from the coding sequence ATGAGCAAAACAGCCGCACCGCAAGGTGGAACAGCTATTTCCCGGGCCATGCGGCCCGTCAACAACCTTGTCGAACGATTCATCCCCTCGGCCCTGGTCTTCGCCATTGCCCTCACCTTCATCGTGGCGCTGCTGGCGGTGGTCGTCACCCGTTCCAGCCCGCTGCTCATCGTCCAAAGCTGGGGCGACGGGCTGGCGGGCCTGTTGGCCTTCATCACCCAGATGGCCCTGGTGCTGATGCTGGGATTCATCCTCGCCAACACCCGGCCGGTGCGAAGGCTCCTGCGCTTTCTGGGACGCGTCCCGCAGACCGCCCTGGCCGGCTACGTGTTTGTCTTCCTGGTGGCCGCCGTGGCTTCGCTGATCACCTGGGGGCTGGGCCTGGTGGTCGGCGGGCTACTGGCCCGGGAGGTCGCTGCCCAGGGCCGCGAACGCGGCATCGCCTTCCATTTCCCGATGCTGGTTGCCTCCGGGTTTGCCGGTTTTGTCGTCTGGCACATGGGCTATTCGGGTTCCGGTCCGCTGACCGCGGCGACGCCCGACTCGTTCATCGCCAAGCAGCTCGGCGGCCCGCTGTCGATTTCCGAGACCACTTTCTCCTCCTGGAACATGATCGCCGCCGTTGCCGCCATCGTCATGGTTGCCCTGTCCCTGTACCTGGTGGCCCCGCGCGGGAACGACAAGATCGTGGAACTGGTCCAGGACGCCCGTGAGGAACTCGTGGCCGTCGACGACGAGGTCACCACGCCCGCCGACAGGCTGGACGCCAGCCGCCTGCCCACGCTGCTGCTCGGGGCGATGCTGCTGGCCTACCTCGTCATCCACTTCTCCACCGGCGGCACGCTGACCCTGGACATCGTCAACTGGTCCTTCCTGGCCCTGATCCTGCTGCTGGTGCGCAGCCCGTTCGAGCTGATGGCGCTGACCAAGCACGCGGCATCGAATGTCGGGGAGATCCTGCTGCAGTTCCCGCTCTACGCCGGAATCCTGGGCATCATGACCGGGACCGGGCTGATCCAGGTGCTCTCGGATGTGTTCGTGTCGATCTCCACGCCGCAGACCTTCGGCGTGCTGGCGTTTCTCTCGGCCGGGTTGGTGAACTTCTTTGTTCCCTCGGGCGGTGGGCAGTTTGCCGTGCAGGCGCCGATCATGCTCACCGCGGCGGCGGAACTGGGCGTGGACCCGTCCATCCCGATCATGGCTGTGGCCTACGGCGACCAGTGGACCAACATGATCCAGCCGTTCTGGGCCTTGCCACTGCTGGCAATTGCCGGGTTGAAGATGCGTGACATCCTGGGATACACCACGATTGTGCTGGTCGCCTCCGGGATTGTTTTTGCCGCGACCTTGCTGATCGTCTCGTTCTAG
- a CDS encoding IS1249 family transposase, with the protein MNGSGNSRHCEVCGSRLKRNGKTTAGTQRWRCIDCGASSVRKRADLARKAELDRFVQWLMGKDSQAEIGPGGGRTFRRSTQWCWNIEPAVAVTGEIHGQVQMDGIYLGRGWCCLIAIANGHVIGWQWCDTEKSAAWLALMELIPAPRAVVIDGGSGLASALSRAWPETRIQRCLVHVQRNVRTYLTLRPRTDAGRALRRISLALTRLKTTEEAAAWVQVLNQWNTEHGDLIKQRTYQQGPTGFRPAGVRSGQAWWYTHDRLRKAYRLMERLAKNGHLFTYLHPELSDVGVDPTTNRIEGGVNTHLRALLRNHRGMPPAHAKRAVEWWLYTHTENPAAPHTLIRPEHLKPAPKAVHREERVGPETLGTGYSAEEGLWARKGWAGRPC; encoded by the coding sequence GTGAATGGTTCTGGAAATTCGAGGCACTGTGAAGTATGTGGATCTCGTCTGAAGCGCAATGGAAAGACAACGGCCGGGACCCAGCGCTGGAGGTGCATTGACTGCGGGGCCAGCAGCGTGCGCAAGCGTGCGGACCTGGCCCGCAAGGCCGAGCTGGACCGGTTCGTGCAGTGGCTGATGGGCAAGGATTCCCAGGCCGAGATCGGACCCGGTGGCGGGCGGACCTTCCGCCGCTCCACGCAGTGGTGCTGGAACATCGAACCCGCGGTCGCGGTGACCGGCGAGATCCACGGCCAGGTCCAGATGGACGGCATCTACCTGGGCCGGGGCTGGTGCTGCCTGATAGCGATCGCCAACGGGCACGTCATCGGCTGGCAGTGGTGCGACACGGAAAAGTCGGCAGCCTGGCTGGCCCTGATGGAACTGATCCCCGCCCCGCGCGCGGTGGTCATCGACGGCGGCTCGGGACTGGCATCGGCCCTGTCTCGGGCCTGGCCCGAAACCCGGATCCAGCGCTGCCTCGTCCACGTCCAGCGCAACGTGCGCACCTACCTGACCCTGCGGCCGCGCACCGATGCCGGGAGGGCCCTGCGCCGCATCTCCCTGGCCCTGACGCGGCTCAAGACCACCGAGGAGGCCGCCGCCTGGGTCCAGGTGCTGAACCAGTGGAACACCGAGCACGGGGACCTGATCAAGCAACGCACCTACCAGCAGGGGCCCACGGGATTCCGTCCGGCCGGTGTCCGCTCGGGCCAGGCCTGGTGGTACACCCACGACCGACTGCGCAAGGCCTACCGGCTGATGGAACGCCTGGCCAAGAACGGTCACCTGTTCACGTACCTGCATCCGGAGCTCAGCGACGTCGGCGTCGACCCGACGACCAACAGGATCGAGGGCGGGGTCAACACGCACCTGCGCGCCCTGCTGCGCAACCATCGAGGGATGCCGCCGGCCCACGCCAAACGCGCCGTCGAATGGTGGCTGTACACCCACACCGAAAACCCTGCCGCGCCGCACACCCTCATCCGTCCCGAACACCTGAAGCCGGCACCCAAGGCAGTGCACCGGGAAGAACGGGTCGGACCGGAAACCCTGGGCACGGGATACAGCGCAGAGGAAGGGCTTTGGGCCAGGAAGGGATGGGCCGGCAGACCCTGCTAA
- the ccsB gene encoding c-type cytochrome biogenesis protein CcsB, producing MPTINVALGQYSDLFMLLAAIVYASAFIAFAWDLAKSSKMIQEIDAATLASEQKTLVAAGVRDAPPADGSSNPLVNESMDYTAASAKRMAAKVAVSLTWLGVLLQGFAVVARGIAAARVPWGNMYEFLSTGSFLVALVFSIVLLKKDLRFMGTFVIGLVTVMLCGATMGFPTPVAHLVPALQSYWLIIHVSIAVLASALFTITFAMNVLQLVQHARMDALAAGKKDKMPFMRLVPGAAPLENFAYRINAVAFVMWTFTVMAGAIWAEAAWGRYWGWDTKEVWSFVIWVVYAGYLHARATGGWTGARSAWLSIIGYLCIVFNFTIVNIYFNGLHSYAGI from the coding sequence ATGCCCACGATCAACGTGGCCCTGGGACAGTACAGCGACTTGTTCATGTTGCTGGCGGCAATTGTCTACGCCTCGGCTTTTATCGCCTTCGCATGGGACCTTGCCAAGTCCAGCAAGATGATCCAGGAGATCGATGCAGCAACGCTCGCATCGGAACAGAAGACCTTGGTTGCGGCCGGTGTCCGGGATGCCCCTCCGGCGGACGGTTCGTCGAACCCGTTGGTCAATGAATCCATGGACTACACAGCAGCCTCCGCAAAGCGCATGGCAGCGAAGGTTGCCGTTTCCCTGACTTGGCTGGGCGTGCTGTTGCAGGGCTTCGCCGTGGTTGCCCGTGGCATTGCGGCCGCTCGCGTGCCCTGGGGCAACATGTACGAGTTCCTCTCCACAGGATCCTTCCTGGTGGCCCTCGTGTTTTCGATCGTGTTGCTGAAAAAGGACCTTCGCTTCATGGGCACCTTCGTCATCGGCCTGGTCACCGTGATGCTGTGCGGCGCCACCATGGGCTTCCCGACTCCCGTGGCCCACTTGGTGCCCGCTCTGCAGAGCTACTGGTTGATCATTCACGTCTCCATCGCGGTACTTGCCTCGGCCCTCTTCACGATCACCTTCGCCATGAACGTGCTCCAACTCGTGCAACATGCCCGAATGGATGCACTTGCCGCAGGCAAGAAGGACAAGATGCCGTTCATGCGGTTGGTCCCCGGCGCAGCACCTCTGGAAAACTTTGCTTACCGCATCAATGCGGTTGCCTTCGTGATGTGGACCTTCACAGTCATGGCCGGAGCGATCTGGGCCGAGGCAGCCTGGGGCCGTTACTGGGGCTGGGACACCAAGGAAGTCTGGAGCTTCGTCATCTGGGTTGTCTACGCAGGCTACCTGCACGCCCGGGCAACGGGCGGTTGGACAGGTGCCCGTTCGGCCTGGCTGAGCATCATTGGTTACCTCTGCATCGTCTTCAACTTCACCATCGTGAACATTTACTTCAACGGCCTGCACTCGTACGCCGGCATCTAA
- a CDS encoding DDE-type integrase/transposase/recombinase encodes MESTGGEDALPQPAVVVSPVPANPAPRANTPLMRKEHREKIALFRYQIVRAAADRSLSSRQRGPLVRALAEVDHPWPFGGTRRFSRETLDRWIKAWWDHGFDGLKPDERACAPYIDSTVLSLAETLKREKPNRTAAQVKRIITEAMGQAPSETTLLRYFRARNISTGTRPVATGRFETEKSNEIWVGDALHGPRIGGRKTFLFAFLDDHSRMVTAARWAYAEDAIRLSAVLRPALQTHGIPEVAYLDNGAAMSDKSLARTCAKLGIRLVHSAPYRPQGRGKIERFFNTVTSQFLGEITVTDTPMLPGTDPEAGSQISSLHELNTLFTAWVNMVYHHQQHTSIGQTPLARWEASWEHRTPVRKSLAEIREAFLWSDVRTVTKTGTVSLHSNTYEVDPLLAGTKVELIYDPFDLDGEITVNNHEGNPAGTARPLDIGRHVHSKVTNAVKDNDSATNISTGINYLDLVATRHRESLTAAPISFAEIQERAR; translated from the coding sequence ATGGAGAGCACCGGTGGCGAGGATGCCTTGCCGCAGCCGGCGGTGGTCGTTTCCCCGGTGCCGGCCAACCCTGCCCCGCGGGCCAACACCCCCTTGATGCGCAAGGAGCACCGTGAGAAGATCGCCCTGTTCCGCTACCAAATCGTGCGGGCCGCGGCGGATCGGTCGTTGAGCTCCCGCCAGCGCGGACCCCTGGTCCGGGCCCTGGCCGAGGTTGATCATCCCTGGCCCTTCGGTGGCACCCGCCGCTTCTCCCGCGAAACCCTGGACCGCTGGATCAAAGCGTGGTGGGACCACGGGTTTGACGGGCTGAAACCGGACGAACGAGCCTGCGCCCCCTACATCGATTCGACCGTGCTGAGCCTGGCCGAAACCCTCAAACGGGAGAAACCCAACCGCACCGCCGCGCAGGTGAAGCGGATCATCACCGAAGCCATGGGCCAGGCACCCTCGGAGACCACGCTGCTGCGCTACTTCCGTGCCCGGAACATTTCCACCGGCACCCGCCCGGTCGCCACCGGTCGCTTCGAGACCGAGAAATCCAACGAGATCTGGGTCGGTGATGCCCTGCACGGGCCACGGATCGGTGGGCGAAAGACGTTTCTGTTCGCGTTCCTTGATGATCACTCCCGCATGGTCACCGCCGCCCGCTGGGCCTATGCCGAGGATGCCATCCGGCTTTCGGCGGTCCTGCGTCCGGCCCTGCAAACCCACGGCATCCCCGAGGTCGCCTACCTGGACAACGGGGCCGCCATGAGTGACAAGTCGCTGGCGCGCACGTGCGCCAAACTCGGGATCAGGCTGGTGCATTCGGCCCCCTACCGGCCCCAGGGACGGGGCAAGATCGAACGCTTCTTCAACACGGTCACCAGCCAGTTCCTCGGTGAAATCACGGTCACCGACACACCCATGCTCCCGGGCACCGACCCGGAGGCCGGCTCGCAGATCAGCTCCCTTCACGAGTTGAACACGCTGTTCACCGCATGGGTGAACATGGTCTATCACCACCAACAACACACCAGCATCGGGCAAACGCCCCTGGCCCGATGGGAAGCATCCTGGGAACACCGCACCCCGGTGCGCAAATCCCTGGCCGAGATCCGTGAGGCGTTCCTCTGGTCAGATGTCCGCACGGTGACCAAGACCGGGACCGTATCCCTGCACTCAAACACCTACGAGGTCGACCCGCTGCTGGCCGGCACCAAGGTGGAACTGATCTATGACCCCTTCGACCTGGACGGGGAAATCACCGTGAACAACCACGAGGGAAACCCGGCGGGGACGGCCCGGCCACTGGATATCGGACGGCACGTGCATTCCAAGGTCACCAACGCCGTGAAGGACAACGACTCCGCAACCAACATCAGCACCGGGATCAACTACCTGGACCTGGTCGCCACCCGGCACCGCGAATCCCTCACGGCCGCACCGATCAGCTTCGCCGAGATCCAGGAGCGTGCCCGTTGA
- a CDS encoding 1,4-dihydroxy-2-naphthoate polyprenyltransferase — MATIAQWVEGARLRTLPIVIAPVIIGTAAAVDTTGKPAWLEAILALVVGLLLQVGVNYANDYSDGIRGTDDVRVGPLRLTGSGLAKPTTVRNAAFACFGLAGIVGAFLVVSTASWPLLLVGLAAIFAAWGYTGGKNPYGYRGLGEVFVFIFFGLVATLGTAYTQAHQLTLPAYIGAVGTGLIATALLMANNIRDIPTDKEVGKMTLAVRLGDPAARISYVMMLTLAILLPLVMVSTHAWMWLVLLTVPLCVLPSWTVLRNHEPGALIPVLKQTGIINLVYAALFTVAIVMELALA, encoded by the coding sequence GTGGCTACGATTGCCCAATGGGTTGAGGGCGCACGCTTGCGGACCCTGCCCATTGTGATTGCGCCGGTGATTATTGGCACGGCGGCCGCCGTGGACACCACCGGAAAACCTGCCTGGCTCGAAGCCATCCTGGCCCTGGTGGTCGGGCTGCTGCTCCAGGTCGGGGTGAACTATGCCAACGACTACTCCGACGGCATCCGCGGCACCGACGATGTCCGCGTGGGGCCGTTGCGACTGACCGGCTCCGGCCTGGCAAAACCCACCACGGTCCGCAACGCTGCCTTTGCCTGTTTCGGGCTCGCCGGGATCGTGGGAGCGTTCCTGGTGGTGTCCACGGCATCCTGGCCGCTGCTATTGGTCGGCCTGGCGGCCATCTTCGCCGCGTGGGGTTACACCGGCGGCAAGAACCCCTATGGCTATCGGGGGCTGGGCGAGGTATTCGTGTTCATCTTCTTCGGCCTCGTGGCCACGCTGGGGACGGCGTATACCCAGGCACACCAGTTGACGCTGCCTGCCTACATCGGAGCCGTGGGAACCGGCCTCATCGCCACCGCACTATTGATGGCCAACAACATCCGTGACATCCCCACCGACAAGGAAGTCGGAAAGATGACTCTGGCAGTGCGGCTGGGAGACCCTGCCGCGCGCATCAGCTACGTCATGATGCTGACCCTGGCCATCCTGTTGCCGCTGGTCATGGTGTCCACGCACGCATGGATGTGGCTCGTCCTGCTGACGGTACCGTTGTGTGTGCTGCCAAGCTGGACGGTGTTGCGCAATCACGAGCCCGGCGCACTGATCCCGGTGCTCAAGCAGACGGGCATCATCAACCTCGTCTACGCGGCGCTTTTCACAGTGGCAATCGTGATGGAGCTGGCTCTGGCCTAG
- a CDS encoding IS110 family transposase, whose translation MTAMSIVAHSHAFVVGVDTHARNHVYAIISASTGELVDTREFPTTGAGINRAIAWAARRTGADLATLWAIEGAASFGAVLAGAVASEGYQVAEAPRMDARANRGVGKSDELDAQRIARAVLPLEEKQLRRPRLNDGIRAALRVLVSARDSMTGARTRAVNALTALVRVNELGVDARKSLTGEQITEVSRWRERDENLALSVARKEAVRLAKHIGELDKDLAGNSQQITALVKVSEAAPLLEVKGFGAITAATCLTVWSHRGRVHSEAAFASLAGVNPIPASSGNTVRHRLNRGGDRKLNSALHMVAVTRMTHDEETRQYVIKRAAEGLSTKEIRRCLKRYLARRVYRVFNAHEEALRNA comes from the coding sequence ATGACCGCCATGTCTATAGTCGCGCATTCACATGCGTTTGTCGTCGGTGTTGACACTCACGCACGCAACCACGTCTATGCCATCATCAGCGCCAGCACCGGTGAACTAGTCGACACTAGGGAATTCCCCACCACAGGTGCCGGCATCAACCGAGCCATTGCTTGGGCGGCCCGCCGCACGGGCGCCGACCTCGCCACGCTCTGGGCGATCGAAGGCGCAGCATCCTTTGGGGCCGTCCTCGCCGGTGCCGTAGCCTCCGAGGGCTACCAGGTTGCAGAGGCGCCTCGGATGGACGCCCGGGCCAACCGCGGCGTCGGCAAATCCGACGAACTCGATGCCCAGCGAATCGCCCGGGCAGTGCTCCCGTTGGAGGAAAAGCAGTTGCGCCGACCCCGGCTGAACGACGGCATCCGCGCGGCCCTGCGGGTTTTGGTTTCCGCGCGTGATTCCATGACCGGGGCGCGCACGCGGGCCGTAAATGCGCTGACAGCATTGGTGCGTGTCAACGAGCTGGGCGTGGACGCCCGCAAGTCGCTGACCGGCGAGCAGATCACCGAGGTCTCGCGGTGGCGTGAGAGAGATGAGAATCTGGCGCTGTCGGTGGCCCGCAAGGAAGCGGTCCGGCTGGCAAAGCACATCGGTGAGCTCGACAAGGACCTGGCCGGTAACTCCCAGCAGATCACCGCTCTGGTCAAGGTCAGCGAGGCCGCGCCGTTGCTTGAGGTGAAGGGATTCGGTGCCATCACCGCTGCCACCTGTTTGACCGTATGGTCCCATCGGGGTCGGGTCCATTCGGAGGCCGCATTCGCTTCCCTCGCCGGGGTGAACCCGATCCCCGCCTCATCGGGGAACACCGTCCGTCACCGCCTCAACCGAGGCGGCGACAGGAAGCTGAACAGTGCACTGCACATGGTCGCAGTCACCCGAATGACCCACGACGAGGAAACCCGCCAATACGTCATCAAACGCGCGGCCGAAGGCCTGTCAACCAAGGAAATTCGCCGGTGTCTCAAGCGATATCTCGCCCGGCGGGTTTATCGCGTCTTCAACGCACATGAAGAGGCCCTAAGGAACGCTTGA
- a CDS encoding ExeA family protein, with translation MSQIDSLQSYFGFSRLPFGRDIPPAALNQHPGHREAVARISWCIDQRRMGVIAGEVGAGKTVAARAALAHLEPSRHQIIYVPDPTIGIRGIRAAIVTALGATPSFFSGALAAQAAALLAGELDERSRLPVIVIDEAHLLTNEDLESLRMLSNVSMDTESHFALLLIGQPTLRRRLKLAVLAALDQRIGTRFTINGMNLEDTSDYIKGHLGFAGRTDPLFSEDAITVIHQASRGYPRTVNNLALAALMATRSAKGAIVDQSAAQSAVSEFSE, from the coding sequence TTGAGCCAGATCGATAGCCTGCAAAGCTATTTTGGTTTTTCCCGGCTTCCTTTTGGCCGTGATATCCCGCCGGCGGCGCTGAACCAGCACCCCGGGCACCGCGAGGCGGTCGCCCGCATCTCCTGGTGCATCGACCAGCGCCGCATGGGAGTGATCGCCGGGGAAGTCGGGGCCGGGAAGACCGTGGCGGCCCGCGCCGCACTGGCGCACCTGGAACCATCCCGCCACCAAATCATCTATGTCCCGGATCCGACCATCGGGATCCGCGGGATCCGTGCAGCGATTGTGACCGCGCTGGGGGCCACGCCCTCCTTCTTCTCCGGAGCCCTGGCCGCGCAGGCCGCGGCCCTGCTCGCCGGCGAACTCGACGAACGCTCTCGCCTGCCGGTGATTGTCATCGATGAAGCACACCTGCTGACCAACGAAGACCTCGAATCATTGAGGATGCTCTCAAACGTCAGCATGGATACGGAGTCGCATTTCGCGTTGTTGCTCATCGGTCAACCCACCCTGCGGCGCCGGTTGAAACTGGCGGTGCTGGCCGCCCTGGACCAACGGATCGGGACCCGGTTCACCATCAACGGGATGAATCTGGAGGACACCAGCGACTACATCAAGGGACATCTTGGATTCGCAGGCCGAACTGATCCCTTGTTCTCCGAAGATGCGATCACCGTCATCCATCAGGCGTCCCGTGGCTACCCGCGCACCGTGAACAACCTGGCCCTGGCCGCACTCATGGCCACCCGCTCGGCCAAAGGCGCGATCGTGGACCAATCCGCGGCGCAGTCGGCGGTGAGCGAATTCAGCGAATAA